The Rhodamnia argentea isolate NSW1041297 chromosome 7, ASM2092103v1, whole genome shotgun sequence genome contains the following window.
CTACCAAGACTAAGAACTAGAAGTCTTCAAACAAGAAGTCCTGTTTTATTGCATTTTACATGACAACAGTACGTCCGTACTACAACGGATGAGAAACAATGGTGATATCGGTCCAACAATTAGATCATCCACCATATCAAGTTTTTCCACTTAGTGAAAATCCAATGCAAAAGGTCAAGAAATAACAGACAACATCAGTACGCTAATCCTAGTGATACTTTCAGATGATTCGTTTCTGCTGGTTAAGCAACAGGAGGACGGAGTACATGATCCCGCGACGTGTCAAGTACAGAAGGTGGCATAAATTGCCACATTGCCATGCCAGGGAAACCGACATAAGGCATCAACTTGTCGCCACCTGCTCGCTCTTGACCAGCAAAAGGTGTTGACAGTGCAGACAGATGAGGTGGAAAAACTGGATGGAAGCTCATGGCTTTCAGCTGTTGCTCCAATTTCTCTTTATCCGCCTTTAGCCTCTGTTTCTCATCGCGAAGTTCATTCTTCTCAGCCTAAGTATGTAATGTACAATGATGAGTGCGCTATTGCTatcttaacttttttaaaagACCAGTGGCGATACACATGAAGCTTATGCAAGAGAGCGGTCATCCCTGCCTGATCAGCAAAATAATTGAGAGTGCACTAACCAACCTCACcttcaattcttttattttctcttgcAATTCCTCGTTCGACTCCTTGAGTTTCTGCGCTTCAGTACGCAGCTGGGTAACCATGCGAACGGCATCACTCAAAATGGCAGACTTGTCCATCTTGGGTGGCCTTCCAGGCTCCAATATAGAACCCAATTCTAGGAACCTTAAAATTGAGCCAACTTGATGTGAGAGCCGCTAGGTAGAAGAATTACACAGAGAGAGGAAAGGAAGAATGACATGCCTTTCATTTAGCCTATCCCTTCGAAGTTTCTCCCGGCATGCTTTGGAACCAGATGGAAGGCATGATTCAGATTTCAGTCTACAGAAGCATCAGCATAAGTTTTACTCTCTTGCACGAGAAATGAACCCACTCTAATCAAATAATTCTTTGAATATTATAGGTGTTGATTTTACTCTGGATTAAGCTGTGGAGGAAATGAACAGTGGTAAATGAATGAAACATCAGGAGTAATACAAGTCCATGTCTAAAAAGTCAACAACCTGCTAGTTGACTGAGAATTATGCAAACCGACATTGTTTCGATCTCTAGATTATGTCCAGTAGACTCGAGAAAACCCATACCTTTTGCAACAGCTCATGCCCTTGAGGTTCTTTGAATCCTTAGTAGATGCACGGTTAACCTCTATGCTGGAAACAGTACAAGAAGAAACCGGACATCAAGAAGGATAAAGAGggacagagaaaaaaagagcTACAATCGAAAGTTCTCCTATCCATTGCTGGCTTATAGTTATAGGAGTACCTTAAAGTCTATCTTAGCACGAATCAACGATAAGAAGTTCCCTTCAACCCGTCTGGGATACCAATGGATACAAGACCAGTATGGCAGATTGAGGTTCCGGTATAAGTTCAAGGCTCATTGACCCAACACGGCAACATTGTCAGCCAATAAGAGCTCTAACATCTACCTCATCTCATCAAAGCCGACAGCATCATAAGAAGTTCTAAAAAATAACTACTCATGATCCGGGTTTCCCCAAAGCATCGCAAGTAATTCCCAATTTGTAGATGATATGCGCCTAACGGTTAACTCAACTCGCGTCGGACTAAACAAGAGCCTCAATCTAATCCTGAAGAATCATCTTGATTTAAATCTCTCTCACACGAACCATAGATGGGCCCATTATTCCCAGTCAAACAAACTATCATTCTCACTAAATACTCCTCCGGCTCTTCCTAGTGACTTCGTAGGTAAACAAATTTGCCACAAAACCAAAGCAGCCAACAGAATCTATCCTTTTCTCGCTTCTGCAAGCAAGGAGGTGGGACAAAATTTGCCAAAATCAACTACTTTTACCAATTTCCACTCTCCAGAAATCACAGGCTGGTGAAAACCTCGGAGCAGAGTCCGAACATTGTTCAAATTCAAGAACTCTCCACTCACGGTAGCTCGGTCAGCTCAATCAAGAGAAACCGAAGATACAAACAGCGAAGAGAAAGAGAACCCACCCGGCATTGGAGGAGGAGACGTCGACGGACCGAGAGGACCAGGTGAACCCAGAAGAGGGAAGGAAGTCCACAGCCGAAACATCCACAACCCCATAATCAGCGAGCCAGTTGGAGTTATCACAAGGGTCAATCTCCATCGGGCGAGCACGATCGTGGGGACGTTTTCAGACccagaaggaggaggaggaggaggaggaggagaaggagcgTTGAACTTGGAAAGTTGGAGCTCCAATGTATGTGGTGAAAGTCCTTgaacaaagagagaaaggaggaagGATGATCATCATCATTGCGGGCAACagtgaaaaaataaatggtgGGCAGTGATGTCAGACTCAGCGTCGTACGTAATGAACATTTTTTGGGGTCTCCAATATATTCGCTGTACCCAAACATATACCGATCTGCTGTCTCACATGTAAGATACACACACGTGTCCGTTCTCATTTTAGCTGCGCCGCACCCAATCAAAACCATGCGGAACCTTGCCACCGAGCAGGCATCCCTCTCCCTTCAGCCCCTCAACCCCAGATGCAGACGCGCCGCCACCGTCCTCCGCCTCCATCGTCGCCGGCGAACTGTCGCTCCATTCCAGAACGTGCCTCTGGCAGTCgttatcttcttctctctctgttgcACTCGTAACAGAGCTCATAATGGAGGGAGAGCTCGTATCTGGTCGTCATCATCGTCTTCCCTGCTCGTCTCGTCAATAAAGGAACTTGCGCCGGCGACCGAGCTCGGCGGCTGCGATAGAGCTCGACTTCGCGCCCGCTCTGAAGCTTGATGGCCGTGAAGTTGGACACGAGTGCAAGCACCAGTTAAAGCAAGTAAACAGTTCCTATTCGCAAGTGAATTTCAAAGCATATGATTTTGTTTCTAAAATTCAAGTCTCATTGTTAATACGGCCATATAAAGAAGGATATATTTTCAGTACTTGTCTATCTGCACCCATTCGACTTTCAAGCTTATGAATTCTTACTTTGATAAATATGTCAGATTGTGTCCATTCGTATAAAAGAAGGTATGAGCACTAGCTAACTTGCTAGGCATGTTTTAAGTGTTTACAAGGTTCGCGATCACTTGTTATgggacagttttttttttttttggtcgaaattatCGGATAGTTTGGCATACGAGGTTTTTGTAGATCTTTTTTTGTCTCTGTATGCCCGATAGGTCGGTGTTGCTAGTCCTATTTTATCTCGTATCACGTCGGTGTCATATAAATATATTATGTCCATCAATAATGGACCCGTTCACAGGAGTAGTAAGGTTgtgttattctttctttttctactgTCTACTTTCGATAATATCCGGTTATCAaagtaaatttgtttgataCGATAAAGACGAGTCTAAACATGAACTCGTAAACGAATAatgatgaccaaaaaaaaaaaaaataagccacCCCTAATTAAAAGAGTGATTAATTTGAAGATTAGCTTGCTAGATTATGCCTCGCTTGTCCGTCGAAAGACGCTGCTTTTTCGTGACTCTAGACGCATATTCCGAGTATAAAGCTATGCtgagcaaattaaaaataaatggtgACGCAAAATGGGGGAGATTCGAAAATACAAATCACGACAATATCCCATCCCACGCAATGTCAAGTCAACTGTACTTTgtactaaataaaaaataagattcGTAGATGAAATAATCATATGATGTACCTTAGTCCATACATCGATGAGAAATGAATGATGGGCGGATTGACGATTTGCAATTAGCCCTTCATTTTTCGCAAATTCGTGTCACTTCTATCGCATCCACGGAAAAGAGgatgaggatggattttgaaagATTAAGTGTAGGAGGACGAGAAAGGTCGGGTTTATGTATCGCGAAATCGTGAGAACCTGATATAAAATTTCCGTCCTCTTTTAATGTCTGCAAAACTTTAGAGCACACCGAGCCGATGTATCATAGCCCTTGATTTTGATAAGTCGCATATGACATTCGCGTGGcgtattgttttttcttttttttttaaataaaataacgtTTCATTCACTTTCTCGATCGGAATACGGAAGAGAAATATTTCAATTCAAAGAGCACAACTTCAAATCAAAGACAACTTCAAATCGAAACAAGTTCCGGATAAGAGAAATCTCAAGTTATAAGTCACACGCTCAAAGAGCACACTTATGACTTATTTATACCAAAATCAATGGTTGATCACTAAATCCGTCTTCAATAATGAGCACATACCGAGAACTCTATATGATACTACGTTTTACCTTTCAGTAGTGCACACCTCCGACACCATCATCAAGTAGAGTAAAGAGGTCGAATGAGCATAGATCCGACTCATCCGAGAGCGAAACATTCACGAAGTTCCTTTGGTCTccttcaaaattaaatttgttcaccaacaaaattcaagaaaagtgaAACTCCCAAAATACacactctaaaaaaaaaaaattccaaatctaGACTACGTCGGGATAGAAATTTCCACAAAATGggagagaatttttttgaaatttagactaaatcggaagagaaaagctTCTAAACGAAAGGAACAGGTTGCGAAAAAGTAAAAGATCCAATGAACGGGTGCAAGTGAATATTTGAGTTTAACCAGATTCCGACCCGAGCACTAACTCGAGCGAATTCGGGTCATTCGACGACGCAATAATGAATCTTTAAGAGACTCACTTAATCCTCCTGCATGAAGGGTTTGATACTGCCATGAcccgacaaaaaaagaaaaaaaatatatgtttactAAAAGTCTTAGAACTTATCGCGAAAgtccaattaaattctaaaaattgcaaaaattacaatcaaatcataaaacttgtcaaattgatacaattgagtccttccaTTCATTTCGTCtaatttggctaacgaaaaatgttaacgtgacttttttaaatatttttatttcttctatgTGGTAATGACGTGACTAAAACAATGTCGTTTTTGTCCcgaatatgatttttaatgtactttttatttaaactaaattaaaattaaggtaaaactttattaaaaaagagaaacagaggGAGGGGACTAGGGCACGAGGACTTTGCGGCCCTCGCCTCCGCGGCCCCACCACCACCGTGAAGGGCCAGCGATGGTGGGGAAGCGATCAGCGAGGGTTGCCAGCCCTCACCTAGTTTTGGCCGAGATCGCCAATGGCATCCGACCCCTCTCTCTTTAGCCGTCTCTGCACTCGACCTTCTTGAAGCCCCTATGCTTCCCCTCCGATCCATCTAGCTTGTCAAGGTCAGTCGACCTCGCATCTTTTCTATGTTGGTTTCAAATTGGTCTGGATCTTCTCGATCTATAATTGGGTTtgtttctctttattttgttgcCTGTTTTTTATTTCCATGATTAGGGTTTTCAGTGGGAAAGGAAGATGTTTAGAAGAGTGCCGAAGAAAAGCCATAACACCAAGCATCACATATTCTTGGAGTCATTGAATCTGTAATTAGGGTTtggacccaaaagaaaaaaaaatgttccgtGATTAGGGTTATCCCAACCATTggcctctccttttttcttttatttatttattttaaattttagcttattttcaaattaatttaaataaaaacatattagaatcaaaacgatgccgttttaACCATGCCATCGTTGCatgggagagagaaaatattaaaaaaaaaaacctatgtcaacatttttcattaaccAAATTGAATGGATTAAaggaaagatttgattgtattaatttgacaaattttaagattcgattgtactttttgcaagttttataactcaattgcattttcgcgataagttttaaaacttctggtaaatatatataaaaaaaatgattacattACATCATGCAACATGCAAAAAGAagactaatttgacaagttttaaaatttgattatactttttacaaaatttatgactcaagtGTATTTTCGTGATAAGCTTTAGAACTTTtagtcaacatatccaaaaaatattacattATATTATGGAACAagtttcaacccaaaaaaaaaatcatggaacAAGCAAAGAGAagagcaaaaatgaaaataaaaatgaaaaaaaacccTATTTGATAAAGATGGAGATGCGGGGTATCGATCCCCGTACCTCTCGCATGCTAAGCGAGCGCTCTACCATCTGAGCTACATCCCCTAGTCGTTCTGTTCTTGTTAAGTCTtatatttatccaaaaaattgtaactgAATCGGTGGACTAGTtgacttttaaattttaatgataCTTTGCCTCGGGCTCTTCCTCTGTCTATGGGACGCTGAACGGCGGTTTTCGAATGGTTTGTCTTTGACCACTTCAATATTTGCCTTTTCTGCCTTTCCTCTCAGACCAGCTCAGTGTTTGCTCCTGTGCCATTTGGGCTCTGTACTTGTACTGTACTGTGAGTAAGATGCTATCATGTTGACTAATGCTAGAGGTTCAGTTTTTTGGCAATTAATCATGCAATGAATGGATGCCCTCGATTTCCTTCCAAGTGCGTTTTGACTAATGTGGCCTGAAGATGGAAGCTTTGACAATTGGCTAACTGAGCATGACTCTCACTTTGCATGGCCTGGAGAGTTAATGCATCTTCTCATCTGTTGGCTTATACAATCCCTCCACTGAACTCTTACTAAGCCACAGCCAAATCTTTCCCTCATTGATTCGCATTCCTCCGTCTCTCCTGCTCGCGTCGCCATGGGCCGTAAGAAGTTGATCGTGCAGAGGATCGATAATCATGCCGGTCGGGTAGTGACCTATAGGAAGCGCAGGGATGCGATTGTCAAGAAGGCCGCCGAGCTATCGGCGACGTGTGGCATGGATGTCGGTCTGATAATGTTTTCTCCGAATGGTCGACTGACTAGCTTAGCCAGCATCAGGTCGATTGTAATAACGTTCTTTCATTTGGCAAAATTCTTCCCTTATCTAATCATTCCTTGGTTTCCTTCTTCGTCGTAACTTATCAAAACAAGATAGTCTTTCTCACAGTGTCGAGGATGTCTTTCTGCGGTATCTCAACCTCCCCAATGCATCGCAAGCGGGGTATGTTTGATCTCTTTCCTACCTTTCCCGATCaatctaaatttaatttttcctcACGATATTCATCTTGAATAACAGGGTAGTCGAAAACCAAGACGTGAGTAAAAGATCTCTCTAAGGACACAACACCGTGTTTTAGCTTCATTATTGGGATTCATTAGTATTTGTTTGGATCGAACACGGCCCATGGAGTTCGATTTCTTCGGTACTGGGTCATGATTCGTGCTTACAGGTTTTGCGTCAAGGCCTCAAACATGGGAAGTGTGAAGCACAAATGCTCGAAACCCTGACAAAGTAAGTCCAAAGATACTCCTGTTGAAAAACATGGAACAAGAACAGAGAGTGAGAAAGCTTAGTTGGTTCTCATCATCTTTTACTGCTTTTTGCCTAATGAGTTTTTCCTCCTTCATTTGATTATGATGAACTCATCGATGACGGTCCAACTGATTTCAGAATACAGGTAAGAAAATTGATCTATGATTTCTACTCTTGCTTGTCGCCTACCTGCTTAATAAATCGAAAGATTATTGACTTTGATTTTAACATTTTCTGCAGGATCTCGAGGAAGAACTCGCGGTGGTTAATCAGCAACAAGCTGAAGCACAGGATAAGATCAGGTTTATAAACTTTACCCATGTCCTCAAAGCTGTATGGTCAGCTCCCAGTTTTGGTCTGAATTGATCGAATGTACCTGATCCACTTTGCCGTGATGCATGGTGAAATAGATGTTACGCTCCAGAGCCGGAAGAAGTCGGATCGGTTCGAGAAGCTGAAGTGCACATGAGGTTTCTTAATGACGCTATCAGGCGCATAGAACTTCTAAAAGTGAGTTTATTCGTTGGGCGCGTTCTTTCTAACATATGTGCTGGACTTAGAAATAACAGGGATTGTTTGTTTACCAGCAAGCAAAATGGTCATGGAACTGCCTTCTGCCTCAAGAATCGGCGAGTTATGAGGTATCAAAAACAAGCATACCATGCTAAACACTGACGAGGCTCAAATTAGTCGAAATTTCGACTCTTTTGAGAACAAAAAATAGAGACTCGACTCAAACATTCACCTTGTATCATTTTTTGATTGAATATGTTGCGATCTGTTATTAGAACGTGTTCTAATTAATGACCGTAACCTTGCTTGTATCTTGCCGAATTCATGTCTGAAAGTTCATAATAAAGGAACACCACCTAGTTCCCGTGATAGCTTTACTCTGACGTAAGTCACCGGAAGAACTTGACAGTACCAATACCACCGATTTGCCATCTTTCTTACTGAATTCCTCCTCCAGTTCTCCTCTAAAAGCCATTTGGTGTTCTTTGTTTCCAGGTACCAGCTGCATTAGCCAGGGGTTCAAATCTGGCAACTAACAATTCTGCATGTTCGATCCTGGAGAGGTATTGCTCTTTGATTGATTCCCGGGGCATTCTTTAATTATGAATCCCCCTGTGGACTTGCATTTTCCTCTTACCACGTTCTTCATCAGCTATATCAATTTCACCTTGCTCACTTCAGACAGATTATTGGCACCTTTCCAAGCTAAATGACTGCGAATTCATGCGATCTATCAGATGGCTTATCGGGAAGATGTAGGATCTCACTCACATTTTATGCAGGGACCGTCCTGACGAGAAGCGTCACAGTGAAGCGGAGCCACAACCAAGCATTGGCTTCTTGAAGTCGCAAGCAGAGTGGAACATTTAGATGAGCCTCGACTCAAGGACTGAACCTTCGGCTTGCTCCCAAGGATATTGAGGAAAAGGTTTCAAATATTAAAGAAAGTCGATTAAGTCTATCGGCCTTGTCTTTCTTGTGTTCAACACAAACATTTTCCTGGACAAGGTTTTGATAATGGAAGTGCTAGATTTGCTTCTCCTATAGCTCAAGTGACACAACACTGTACCCAACCCTAAATTCACCCAACTTCAGCAATTAGAACTAAAACTGCAAGAACATTTCAGACCTGCCTCAATTTTACTCTCTCAAGCATACATTCAACTATGAATCACAAACTACTGCTTCAATATGACGTTCTCTGGCATGAGATCGCCATTGAATTACCACTAAACAAAGACACCCTCatcatttttccaaatgaaCCGTGAGGAGAGCTCTTCACTTGTGGAGCAATTACAAGTAAGCTATATCCAAATTGAGCCATTACCACCGTTATGACACTACATAGGTCAACTTGAAAACCAATAAATGAGAAGTATAGTCAAAACATATCAAAACCAATCTCTCTATCTTCGCCCACAGTACAATAAAAATTATACTTCCATCCAAACTACATGAAATTCTCAAGAGcaagagtgagagagagtgCATCAATGACCAGCAATCAAAAGCTACATCAAAACTGGTTCATCGTCCCAAAATGCAGCTTAAGCCACAAGGGTGCTAGCAGTTGTAGACTCGCTGCAACACGGACATAAAGTAAGGGAAAAGTTAAATCTTTGCTAACAGGagagaaaattttcaatcaataaGGGAAAAGTTCAGTAAAATTGATAGAAGACAGGATAATGGAGAATGCACATTACTAAACAAAAGATGAAGTTCAAGGAAGTTTTCAATCAATCTTTGCTAACGGGAGAGAACTAAAACTGCAAAACACCAAGAGCAGCAGGAAAGCATATCTATACTTAAAAGAGTAACCAGGCATGACACAATAGTTCGTAATGACTCTGTTCAGACatccaaaatttaaaagttcaacATCAAGATAAACTAACCACAGTTAAGTTGCAGACCATTTTGGTTTATGTATTCTAATTAAAGCCATGAGTCCTGGAACACCAGGACATCTCTAACAGACTCATAGGTGAGCTAGCACTCCAAGTCGTATTAGGGAAAAAAGAGTCAATTGGTATAGCAAGGGAGTTGTCTTTTTGACTCCTCTACCTATGTGCAGGTCAAAACTACTGAAGACTAATTCCCATAGTTTCAGTCAGAGGTGCTAGATGGTGACAATTTAGCGAATCATAAAATACACAGAACACAACTTGACACTGTTCTGACCACCATGCGACATGAAGATTTCAAAACAAGCCAAACATCAGCAAGCGAGCTTACTATTTCCAGACAGGAGGAAGCTTCTTGGTCTTCTTGTAGTAACGTGCAAGCCTGTGGATCCTGCTCTCAACGAGAATTAGCCTGAACTTGGAATCTTTGTCCTTCCTGTTCCTCTCCAAATGCTTCCTGATGGACACTGCCTTCTTGATGAGGTGGTACAGATCCTCGGGAATTTCGGGCGCAAGACCTGACCAAAAAGCAAAACCAAATTGTCGAAAAAAAATGAGCCTTTCTGTTATCCAAATAATAGAAAGGAACCATTCACAAACAACTTGTGGAGTTTGGTTAGAAGTAGCAGCAGCAGAGGCATCTCCAACTACAATATATAATGATCCATATCAACTTTTAAGCAAAACAAAAACATGCACCGAatgccaaaaatcattttttaatccCATGAAGCAGCTTTCAGAATAATTCGGGGACCCATACTAACgtagaaatttccaaaaactaACTGATCTTCTCTTAAAGATGGGCTTAACTGGCTTCAGCCGCCAAAGTCATCAAGCTTACAACTTTAGTACTACATAGCATAGAGTTACTTCTGTACATCTGAAACCCATtgcattaatggcaaatccactTAACAAATAACATGAACATAGAACATAATCATAATCAGTGGCGGCGAAAAGGCATACCATGAGCCTTGAGGATACGCAAAATCTTGCTTCCAGTGACGCTCTTCACCTGGGCAATCCCGTGCGAGTCACGAAGAATAACACCAATCTGCGACGGCGTCAACCCTTTCTTCGCGAACTTGCAGATGTTCTCCTCAACCTATAACAATCGAATCAACCACAACAAGATACGTCCGTCACCACACACACACTATCGAAAACCAAAGCTTCAACTCACACAAATGAAACAGAGATTCCACTCACGTCCTGTGACGAGATCTTGAGCCAGCTCGGAGGAGTCCTCTTGTATGGAAGCGCCGAGGCTGAGATACCCTTACTGCAGAAGCCCGCCCAGGAGATCACGTCCAGAAGACACGACCAAATCAGGCACTTGTTCATCCGAACCAAAGTGAACAGATAAC
Protein-coding sequences here:
- the LOC115750828 gene encoding transcription factor ILR3-like, translating into MEIDPCDNSNWLADYGVVDVSAVDFLPSSGFTWSSRSVDVSSSNAGIEVNRASTKDSKNLKGMSCCKRLKSESCLPSGSKACREKLRRDRLNERFLELGSILEPGRPPKMDKSAILSDAVRMVTQLRTEAQKLKESNEELQEKIKELKAEKNELRDEKQRLKADKEKLEQQLKAMSFHPVFPPHLSALSTPFAGQERAGGDKLMPYVGFPGMAMWQFMPPSVLDTSRDHVLRPPVA
- the LOC115750894 gene encoding agamous-like MADS-box protein AGL66 → MGRKKLIVQRIDNHAGRVVTYRKRRDAIVKKAAELSATCGMDVGLIMFSPNGRLTSLASISVEDVFLRYLNLPNASQAGVVENQDVLRQGLKHGKCEAQMLETLTKIQDLEEELAVVNQQQAEAQDKIRCYAPEPEEVGSVREAEVHMRFLNDAIRRIELLKQAKWSWNCLLPQESASYEVPAALARGSNLATNNSACSILERDRPDEKRHSEAEPQPSIGFLKSQAEWNI
- the LOC115750922 gene encoding 40S ribosomal protein S13 — its product is MGRMHSRGKGISASALPYKRTPPSWLKISSQDVEENICKFAKKGLTPSQIGVILRDSHGIAQVKSVTGSKILRILKAHGLAPEIPEDLYHLIKKAVSIRKHLERNRKDKDSKFRLILVESRIHRLARYYKKTKKLPPVWKYESTTASTLVA